Proteins found in one Bartonella krasnovii genomic segment:
- a CDS encoding M23 family metallopeptidase: MYLKALDNIFQYNFQRITFLAVVTIVAGCSSGSQRFSNISSHHRIAPQLNIANSMSTDPGMLSYGGEMIQSTELPPVEPSDDSSIDDNSPYNFSQQGRGVSSDDRVMGAPPRNIGTLSRSQMNNSPLFRQNSYIVQSGDTLLSIARQVGVSVEALKSANGINSNSIYIGQVLVLPNGRTLATSRASSHNNRVASTAESSFQPQVTSSIKNKKASPIYKAPVKTPPSAQVNRSSPERSSSKEMVQLNHESDLSSTITRTDNIKAPQATGISKMRWPVRGRLLSQFGQKKGTIMNRGIDIAVPEGSSVRAAENGVVIYAGDGLKELGNVVMIRHENNIITIYGCNSQLVVNKGQRVRRGDEIAKSGISGNVKTPRVYFEMRKNSLPVDPLKYLEN, translated from the coding sequence ATGTATCTAAAAGCTTTGGATAATATTTTTCAGTATAATTTTCAAAGAATAACTTTTTTGGCGGTGGTAACTATTGTTGCTGGTTGTAGTTCTGGCTCACAACGTTTTTCCAATATTTCTTCTCATCATAGGATAGCACCTCAATTAAATATAGCGAACTCTATGTCTACAGATCCGGGAATGCTATCATACGGTGGGGAAATGATACAAAGCACCGAGTTGCCTCCTGTAGAGCCAAGTGATGATTCGTCGATAGATGACAATTCTCCCTATAATTTTTCACAGCAGGGTAGGGGAGTTTCTTCTGATGATCGTGTTATGGGGGCGCCTCCACGTAATATTGGAACACTTTCTCGTTCACAAATGAATAATTCTCCTCTTTTCCGGCAGAACTCTTATATTGTCCAGAGTGGGGATACATTACTCAGTATTGCACGACAAGTAGGCGTTAGTGTTGAGGCATTAAAATCAGCAAATGGTATAAACAGTAATTCCATTTATATCGGTCAGGTCCTTGTGCTGCCAAATGGGCGTACGTTAGCAACTTCAAGAGCGTCCAGTCATAACAATAGGGTAGCGTCAACAGCAGAATCTTCATTCCAACCTCAGGTGACGTCTTCTATAAAGAACAAGAAAGCTTCTCCTATATATAAAGCCCCTGTAAAAACGCCACCTTCTGCACAGGTGAACAGGTCAAGTCCTGAAAGAAGTTCTTCTAAAGAGATGGTGCAATTGAATCATGAATCTGATTTATCAAGTACCATTACGCGTACAGATAATATTAAGGCGCCGCAAGCTACGGGAATTTCTAAAATGCGTTGGCCAGTACGAGGGCGTTTATTAAGCCAGTTTGGTCAAAAAAAAGGAACAATAATGAATCGAGGAATAGACATTGCTGTGCCTGAAGGATCATCGGTAAGAGCGGCGGAAAATGGTGTTGTTATTTACGCTGGAGATGGCTTAAAAGAGCTGGGTAATGTTGTTATGATTCGACATGAAAATAATATTATCACTATTTATGGATGTAATAGTCAGCTTGTTGTGAACAAAGGCCAAAGGGTAAGACGCGGTGATGAGATTGCGAAGTCGGGTATTTCAGGAAATGTTAAAACGCCACGTGTTTATTTTGAGATGCGTAAGAATTCATTACCAGTTGATCCTCTTAAATATTTAGAAAACTAA
- a CDS encoding phytoene/squalene synthase family protein: MIGSLPYCLDILRTIDRDRYISVLFSPKKKRKALAALYAFNAEISRIRESVHDPLIGEIRLRWWYDSIEHEEMQTSASNPILSDLLTAMTLFNLPKTAFLRYCDAQILDLYHNPLETLHDLEHYCGETASIILQLSCQILDPDAEQNFTDTYKHGGIAQGLSGVLRLLSFMQSRYHYYLPTDMLQAIGMNRKDLDSHRLSDQQKGRIVEAMVALSRDHYTKFYASFHTLPRALKPAFLPLVIIPDSLQKALQLGAATFQESATLSLIHRYWLITRAALSGHFPKIL, encoded by the coding sequence ATGATAGGTTCTCTTCCTTATTGTCTTGATATTTTACGTACCATAGATCGTGATCGATATATATCGGTTTTATTTTCACCTAAAAAAAAGCGAAAAGCATTGGCTGCTCTTTACGCATTTAATGCTGAGATTTCTCGTATTCGCGAAAGTGTTCATGATCCACTCATCGGCGAAATACGATTACGCTGGTGGTATGATTCTATTGAGCATGAGGAAATGCAAACGAGCGCAAGTAATCCGATTTTAAGTGATTTATTAACAGCAATGACTCTTTTTAATTTACCTAAGACAGCTTTTTTACGGTATTGTGATGCACAAATTTTAGATCTTTACCACAACCCATTAGAAACGCTTCATGATCTTGAGCATTATTGTGGTGAAACAGCAAGTATAATTTTACAACTTTCTTGTCAGATATTAGATCCTGATGCCGAACAAAATTTTACAGATACCTATAAACATGGGGGAATTGCTCAAGGATTAAGCGGTGTACTGCGCCTTTTATCTTTTATGCAATCACGCTATCACTACTATTTACCTACTGATATGCTGCAGGCTATAGGAATGAATAGGAAGGATTTGGATTCTCATCGTCTCAGTGATCAACAAAAGGGCCGTATTGTTGAAGCTATGGTAGCATTATCACGTGATCATTATACCAAGTTTTATGCATCTTTTCATACCTTACCTAGAGCTCTTAAGCCAGCCTTTCTTCCATTGGTCATTATACCGGATTCTCTCCAAAAGGCTTTACAGTTGGGAGCTGCAACTTTTCAAGAAAGTGCAACTTTGTCATTAATACATCGCTATTGGCTGATAACAAGAGCAGCACTAAGCGGTCATTTTCCAAAGATATTGTAA
- the serS gene encoding serine--tRNA ligase, translated as MLDIKWIRENPEELDKALVRRGLEPQADRLIQLDLARRSHVAKVQLAQERRNAISKEIGQALASSDQQMAERLRAEVEELKVFLSSATAEEKQLTESLEKILSALPNVPLDDVPNGKDESDNVVIRHFGTPPTFNFTPKEHFDLGQDLKQMNFERASRLSGTRFTVLSGALARLERALGQFMLDVHVNEHGYTEVSVPLLVRDEIVYGAAQLPKFAEDLFQTTDGRWLISTAEVPLTNLVNDEILEISDLPLRFSSLSPCFRSEAGAAGRDTRGMLRQHQFWKVEMVSITSEEQSLIELERMTECAEDILKRLGLPFRTVVLSTGDMGFAARKTYDIEVWLPGQECYREISSCSVCGDFQGRRMNARYRKEGDKKLHFVHSLNGSGTAVGRCLIAVLENYQQADGSIIVPDVLQSYMGGMRYITA; from the coding sequence AGCCACAAGCCGATAGATTAATACAACTTGATCTTGCACGTCGGTCCCATGTTGCTAAGGTACAATTAGCACAGGAACGCCGCAATGCGATTTCAAAGGAAATAGGACAAGCTTTAGCTTCATCTGATCAGCAAATGGCTGAACGGCTTAGAGCTGAAGTTGAAGAGCTTAAAGTTTTTCTTTCTTCTGCAACAGCGGAAGAAAAACAGCTGACGGAAAGTCTTGAAAAAATTCTTTCAGCACTTCCAAATGTTCCATTGGATGATGTTCCAAACGGTAAAGATGAAAGTGATAATGTCGTCATTCGACATTTTGGGACACCTCCAACCTTTAATTTTACACCAAAGGAGCATTTTGACCTTGGTCAAGATCTCAAGCAGATGAATTTTGAGCGAGCTAGTCGTTTATCTGGAACACGTTTTACAGTGCTTTCAGGGGCGTTAGCACGGCTAGAACGGGCATTGGGACAATTTATGCTTGATGTGCATGTCAATGAGCATGGTTATACAGAAGTTTCTGTTCCTCTTCTTGTTCGTGATGAGATTGTTTACGGAGCAGCCCAATTGCCGAAGTTTGCTGAAGATCTTTTTCAAACAACAGATGGGCGATGGCTTATTTCCACAGCAGAAGTGCCATTAACAAACTTGGTCAATGATGAAATTCTTGAAATATCAGATTTACCACTGCGATTTTCTTCTTTATCTCCTTGTTTTCGTTCAGAAGCGGGAGCTGCTGGTCGTGATACACGCGGTATGTTGCGTCAGCACCAATTTTGGAAGGTAGAAATGGTTTCGATTACCAGTGAAGAACAGTCTCTCATTGAATTGGAGCGCATGACGGAATGTGCAGAAGATATCTTAAAACGACTCGGTTTACCTTTTCGCACAGTAGTTCTTTCTACGGGGGATATGGGGTTTGCAGCACGTAAGACTTATGACATTGAGGTTTGGCTCCCTGGCCAAGAATGTTATCGTGAAATTTCTAGTTGTTCCGTTTGTGGGGATTTTCAAGGTCGACGTATGAACGCTCGCTATCGTAAAGAAGGCGATAAAAAGTTGCATTTTGTTCATAGCCTTAATGGTTCTGGTACGGCTGTTGGCCGTTGTCTTATTGCTGTGCTGGAAAATTATCAACAGGCTGATGGGTCAATTATTGTTCCAGATGTTTTACAATCCTATATGGGGGGCATGCGTTATATTACTGCTTAA
- a CDS encoding Mth938-like domain-containing protein, protein MSDAIQIREAHFPSRAPIDAYGNGGFRFADMSHRGSIICIPSGIYGIDMLGPVPTQRDLSRILEEANDIEVLLIGTGTELLRLPEELQVLLWEKRISSDTMSTGAAVRTFNVLLAEDRAVAALLFAVE, encoded by the coding sequence ATGTCCGATGCAATTCAAATTCGTGAAGCACATTTTCCAAGTCGTGCGCCTATTGATGCTTATGGAAATGGTGGATTTCGTTTTGCTGATATGTCTCATAGAGGTTCTATTATTTGTATCCCATCAGGAATTTATGGCATTGATATGCTAGGGCCTGTTCCCACTCAACGGGATCTATCTCGTATTTTAGAAGAAGCAAACGATATTGAGGTTTTATTAATAGGGACTGGAACAGAATTATTACGATTGCCTGAAGAGTTACAGGTCCTTTTATGGGAAAAGCGTATTTCATCAGATACAATGAGTACAGGAGCAGCAGTGCGTACATTTAATGTTTTATTGGCTGAAGATCGCGCTGTTGCGGCATTATTATTTGCGGTAGAATAA
- a CDS encoding protein-L-isoaspartate(D-aspartate) O-methyltransferase codes for MEQKGILQFREELAALVLKMRSKGIDDVRFFSALEKIPRQQFVSAPWFDSAYDNKVIPIECGEYMERLEEQLLMLSALSLKKKHRVLEIGTGSGFCTALMACLSDRVTTIDRYKTLVDLARQKFQTLGIENIIIRQIDGSHNVASLGSFDRILIWPSRSDEPKEFLELLAENGILIQAIGPDEGVQTVTRYTKIGSRFECLELFQVRYQPLIKGIAERL; via the coding sequence ATGGAGCAAAAGGGTATTTTGCAATTTCGTGAGGAGTTGGCTGCTCTTGTACTGAAAATGCGTAGCAAAGGCATTGATGACGTACGATTTTTTTCGGCATTAGAGAAAATTCCACGTCAACAATTTGTTTCTGCTCCGTGGTTTGATAGTGCTTATGATAATAAAGTTATTCCCATAGAGTGTGGGGAATATATGGAGCGTTTGGAAGAACAGCTCTTAATGCTTTCAGCATTATCATTGAAAAAAAAGCATCGTGTCTTAGAAATTGGTACGGGCTCTGGCTTTTGTACGGCTCTTATGGCATGCTTAAGTGATCGTGTTACAACGATTGATCGTTATAAAACGCTTGTTGATTTGGCACGCCAAAAATTTCAAACTTTGGGTATTGAAAATATTATTATACGGCAGATTGATGGAAGCCATAATGTGGCAAGTTTGGGATCATTTGATCGCATTCTTATTTGGCCATCACGTTCTGATGAACCCAAGGAATTTTTAGAACTTTTAGCTGAAAATGGAATTCTCATTCAGGCGATAGGGCCTGATGAAGGGGTACAAACGGTAACGCGCTATACAAAAATTGGTAGTCGATTTGAGTGTTTAGAGTTGTTTCAAGTGCGTTATCAACCTCTTATTAAAGGTATTGCAGAGAGACTTTAA
- the yajC gene encoding preprotein translocase subunit YajC, translated as MFITNAYAQVAGDVSGGISFVNAIPFILIFAIMYFFIIRPQRAQMKKRQEMLNAVRRGDTVITGGGIIGKVTKVHDESGELEVEIGDNMNIRVIRSTLADVRVKGEPIAEKKSKLNAKTKTPQKSKSKKTVKENVNISEEEKAISKENKENAS; from the coding sequence ATGTTTATTACAAACGCTTATGCTCAAGTTGCAGGCGATGTTTCCGGTGGAATTTCATTTGTTAACGCTATCCCATTCATTTTAATTTTTGCAATTATGTATTTTTTTATTATTCGTCCACAGCGCGCTCAAATGAAAAAACGGCAGGAAATGCTTAATGCAGTGCGTCGTGGTGATACAGTTATAACGGGTGGTGGTATTATCGGCAAGGTTACGAAGGTTCATGACGAGAGTGGTGAATTAGAGGTTGAAATTGGTGATAATATGAATATTCGTGTTATTCGTTCAACATTAGCGGATGTACGTGTTAAAGGTGAGCCGATTGCAGAAAAAAAATCAAAACTTAATGCTAAAACGAAAACACCACAAAAGTCTAAGTCTAAAAAGACTGTGAAAGAAAATGTGAATATCTCTGAAGAGGAAAAAGCAATATCAAAAGAAAATAAGGAAAATGCATCTTAA